A stretch of DNA from Halobacillus litoralis:
CATCTGTTCGGCTTTTTTCATTCATTTATTATAAGAAGAAACTCGCGCCAGCCAATGCACTAGATAGAAGCATAGACAAAATCATGACATAGATCACGACTTTCATACGGCGTTCGCGTTTTGAACGTTTTTTTGTAGCCAAGGTGTGTAACCTCCTTCTCAGTCAATCCTACTGACATTCTACATAAAAAAGAGAAATTGGACAAGGGCGTGAAATCATTTACAATAAAATTGTGAATGATAGTAATTTTTAGATAGGTAAGCGCTTCATTTCTGGTATGCTAGTAGTGTGAATGGACTGAATAAGGAGGCCTTTCTTATGAACAGATCATCAAGTGACCAACACCCGAAGCAAAAATGGGAAAAAGATGTAGAAAAAACGACGGAGCGTTTTCCTGAAAGGAAAGAGGCGTTTCATACGAGTTCCGATATTCCGGTAGAGCGATTATACACTCCGGAACAGATGGATGAGGATTACATAGAGGAGATCGGCTTTCCAGGCCAATATCCTTATACGAGAGGGATTCAGCCGACCATGTATCGAAGCCGCTATTGGACGATGCGTCAATATGCAGGATTTGGATCGGCAGAAGAAACAAATGAGAGATTCCGATATTTATTGAAGCAAGGTCAGACCGGCTTATCGGTCGCCTTCGATCTGCCGACACAGATCGGCTATGATTCTGATGACCCTATGGCTGATGGGGAAGTAGGGAAAGTCGGCGTCGCCATCGATTCATTAAAGGACATGGAGCAGTTATTCGATCAAATTCCACTCGATAAAGTAAGTACGTCGATGACAATTAACGCACCCGCCAGCATTCTGCTTGCGATGTACATCGCTGTTGGAGAAAAGCAGGGGGTAGCTCCTGAAAAACTGACAGGGACGATTCAGAACGACATTTTGAAAGAATATATTGCTCGAGGTACGTATATCTATCCACCTAAACCTTCCATGAGGCTCATCACAGACATATTCGGGTATTGCCAGGAACATTTACCGAAATTCAACACGATCAGCATCTCCGGCTATCATATCCGGGAAGCAGGGTCCACGGCCGTGCAGGAAGTCGCCTTTACGA
This window harbors:
- the prli42 gene encoding stressosome-associated protein Prli42 — encoded protein: MATKKRSKRERRMKVVIYVMILSMLLSSALAGASFFL